In Fervidicoccaceae archaeon, the DNA window CGCGGAGGGGGAGAGGAGATATAGGAGGAAGCAAGAGGGCTACGGCTCTAAGAGGAAGCCGGAGCAGAAGAGATTCGCCAAGACCACGAAGAGGATGACTCTCAAGCTGACGTGCACAGTCTGCAAGCGCGTCAGCCACAGAGAAGGCATAAGACTCAAGAAGCTCGAAATCGTAGAGGTGCACAGGTGACGGCCTCGTGAAGAGGCGCGCGATTTTAGTGCCGAAGCCCAGAAGCTACTTCATCTTGGCGAGGTGCCCGAGCTGCGGCAATGAACAGATATTATTCTCGCACGCGACCTTCCCGGCCAGATGCATAGTGTGCGGGCACCAACTCGTCGAGCCGCGGGGCGGGAGATGTAAGATAAACGCGCAGATCATGCGATATCTAGGCTAGCAGAGGCGCGGGTCCCCCGAAGTTAGGAGGTGCGCGTTTTGGTCAAGAGTAGGCGCAAGCTACCGGAGATCGGGGAACTCGTCGTAGCCACGGTGAAGGAGATCTTCGACTTCGGCGCGTATGTCGAGCTCGACGAGTACGAGGGCACGAGGGCTTACCTCCCGTGGAGCGAGGTAGCCTCCAAGTGGGTTCGCGACGTGAGAGAGCTCCTCAGAGAGAACCAGAAGATAGTGGTCAAAGTGATCCGCGTAGACAGGAGCAGAGGTCACATCGACGTATCGCTTAAGAGGGTCTACGACTCGGAGCGCAAGAGAAAGATGATGGAGTTCAAGCGAAAGCAGAAGGCCGAGAAGATCCTGGAAGAGGTAGCTCGTAGCTTGGGAAAGACCCTCGATCAGGCGTACGAGGAGGCCGGTTGGAAGCTCGAGGACTACTACGGCGAGATATGGGCCGCGCTCGAGAGGGCGTCCCTCGAGGGCGAGGAAGTCTTCCTCGCCGCCGGCGTGCCGCGCGAGTGGGCTCGCGCTTTGCTCGAGGAGGCTAGGAAACACGTCGAGGTAAAGAAGGTCACAGTAGAGGGGATCTTACGCGCGTGGACCTTGAGGCCCGACGGCGTCGAAGCCCTAAAGAGGGTCTTCGAGGCCGCTCTCGGCGCCGACGGGGCGGCCAACGTCAAAATAACCATAACGGCGCTGGGAGCTCCGAGATATAAGATCGAGGTGGAGGCCGAGGACTACAAGACGGCGGAGGAAGTTCTGGCCGAAGCGGTGAGGAGGGCAGAGGAAGCCGCCAAGAGAGAGAAAGTAGAACTTCACTTCCAGAGGGTAAAGAAGTGAGATTTCTCCTAAGAAAGTGCACGGCCTGCGGCAGGTATACGTTGAGAGACTCTTGCCCTCTCTGCGGCTCGCCGACCAGGGTAGCGCACCCTCACAGGTTCTCGCCGATCGATAAATACGCGGCCCTTAGGTTGAGAGCTAAGAGAGAGGGCTCGTCGGAGGTCACCAGGGGACCCTCTTAAGCCCCAGTTTGTAGGCCGCGTAGTTCGTGCTCAAGTGTAGGAGCGGAACCAGGATCAGTCCTAAAAGGAAGCTGGCGAGGAGCGGCTGTGCGCACTTGTCACACGCCAGGACGAGCAAGGTCGCTCCCAAGTAGAAGTCCAGCTGATCGGCCGGGACGAGAGGGGCCCCGCGCTCTATCCCCGCCCTCCTCTTGAGGAAAGACTTCGCCAGATCCCCAATTATGGCGCCACACGACGATACCAGGCCCGTCCTCAACAGGAGGGAGGAGAACTCGGGCAACGATAGCGCGAGGAGGAGAGAGACCGCGAGTCCCGAGACCAGACCCACCAAAACGCCCTCGACGGTCTTGCCGTCGCCGAGCAGCCTCCGACCATCAGGGAGAACCAGCCCGAGGTCCAACGGCGTGCACCTCCTCCTCGAGAGGAACGCGACTGGCGCGGCGTTAGTCACCATAGCTGGCAGATAAACAGTGATGAAGTTGGCGGCGAGATCGTAGCGGGGATCCACGAGCCGCTCGCCTCTCGAGCCGCGGAAGCACTTTAACCCTCTCC includes these proteins:
- a CDS encoding 50S ribosomal protein L44e gives rise to the protein MPKKINTYCPRCRKHTEHSVTLYKGGKRRSLAEGERRYRRKQEGYGSKRKPEQKRFAKTTKRMTLKLTCTVCKRVSHREGIRLKKLEIVEVHR
- a CDS encoding 30S ribosomal protein S27e; this translates as MKRRAILVPKPRSYFILARCPSCGNEQILFSHATFPARCIVCGHQLVEPRGGRCKINAQIMRYLG
- a CDS encoding translation initiation factor IF-2 subunit alpha translates to MVKSRRKLPEIGELVVATVKEIFDFGAYVELDEYEGTRAYLPWSEVASKWVRDVRELLRENQKIVVKVIRVDRSRGHIDVSLKRVYDSERKRKMMEFKRKQKAEKILEEVARSLGKTLDQAYEEAGWKLEDYYGEIWAALERASLEGEEVFLAAGVPREWARALLEEARKHVEVKKVTVEGILRAWTLRPDGVEALKRVFEAALGADGAANVKITITALGAPRYKIEVEAEDYKTAEEVLAEAVRRAEEAAKREKVELHFQRVKK
- a CDS encoding RNA-protein complex protein Nop10 — its product is MRFLLRKCTACGRYTLRDSCPLCGSPTRVAHPHRFSPIDKYAALRLRAKREGSSEVTRGPS
- a CDS encoding CDP-2,3-bis-(O-geranylgeranyl)-sn-glycerol synthase, which gives rise to MDPRYDLAANFITVYLPAMVTNAAPVAFLSRRRCTPLDLGLVLPDGRRLLGDGKTVEGVLVGLVSGLAVSLLLALSLPEFSSLLLRTGLVSSCGAIIGDLAKSFLKRRAGIERGAPLVPADQLDFYLGATLLVLACDKCAQPLLASFLLGLILVPLLHLSTNYAAYKLGLKRVPW